The genomic segment gggcatttaggaAACTCTTATTCAGGCACGtggaagaaaggaaaataaagggttatgagttAGGGAGGATttaagttttttttggtaggtatatatgggttggcacaacatcataggcCAAAGTTCTGGAAGACTGCAGCTTTGAAATGTAAAGCATCCAGTAAGATAGAAATCTGGCTCATCCCTGCTGGAAATGTACAAGCCCTGGTTCCAGATCCTCCCACAAGAGGTCGTAATCTCATGTATCCTCCCTGTCAAGATCACGCCTGTATTTCCAAACTCCAGTTATACAAGCCCAGTCTGTCCAAACTCTTGCAAAGAAGCACCACATCTGCAGAATCTGGGCACTagaacaggtacacaatcctttatttggatgtctaaaatccggaaagctccaaaaaccggcatttttttcctgctgcTGCTGTAAGAGCagagggtgtgtgagagagagagagagagagagagagagagagagagagaggggggggtgcaTTGTGACTAGGTTGGgctggggtgagggaggggagagacagcagttcaactcgggtgggcgagagacggcagcatgactcgggcaggtggggggggagagacggcagcacgactcaggtgggcaagggggggagacagaaggcaATGAGACTCGGGTGggcagggaggaggagagagacggcagcatgacttgggtgggcgggggggagagagatggcagtgtgacttGGACAggccgggggggagagagagatggcaacacGACTCAGGTGGACAAGGGAGAAAGAGACGCCaccgcaactggaagggggtggatacggcagcacaatttgggtgggcttaaacctggggcagctggcttttattttaaaatctgggaaaaaaaaatccaaatttggaacacactgtcgtccacccccccccacccaagggttccagataaaggattgtgtacctgtatagggTAAACGGTCGGACACTGAGTAATGCATAAGACAGGAAAGTGGTGtcaaagagatcttttggcacgttggccttcgtaaatcaaattattgagaatATGAGTCAGgctgttatggtgaggttgtccAAGACGTTGTACAATTGTACAAGATACACCGGTGACCACTATAGTGGACCaacgaggggctctgtggctgaaggaaacACACAGCTGTTGGCAACCTGCGGGCGGGGAAACCATAcagactgcgggctgctggagacttgaggtcaaaggactcacatccaggctgcggactgctggggaATGGAGGCACAGCGCTTCTCCGAAGGTCCAACCAGCCAGTCCTTCCATTGGTGGTTCTGTCACAGACTTTAAACGGCCTTTTAAAGGTGTTCGCATGTACAATTCTCGGTCTGTGCCCAAGACtgcagcagccttgaggggttgtagattccaaggagcagcggactggcgcagggcaccagataaGGGGGAGAACACCCCAACCCTCCCCCTTGctgagaaagagaaagaggagaTGACCAGAaaggaaggtgaccacagcagcataTCAGTCAGCAGAAGGACCCCACGGAACAGATACCACAGCAATGGATCTGCAAAGGCCTCAGCGGCCGAacggcctgctggagactggttcgtgGGGACCAAGAGCCAAGAGCAAAAAGGGCTCCCGAAAGGGCGTCaagagctgaaggcttcctgattgcgttggaggtttggatctggagctcgggcggccgaTGGATAGAACAGAGGCCTGTGCGGCAACAGAagctgtgggagcagtggaggTGAACCCAGgggcactcggtgactctgaaggtactctcttctgcttctctttctcttgtactgtaaggggtgcccaaacatcactaatggtgactctgtctggCAGAAGGCAGTTCTGTGAGATATTACATTACACAAAAATAAAGGAATCCTGACTGAATCAGCTCGTGATTGAATGGTGATGGTCTGGGGGGGGCCTATCGTACGTATTTTGGGGCCTCCAGGTGGGGCACCGGGAGCTTGGACGGGAGGGAGGCCGGGGCGTCAGGATTTTTTGAGCCGATAAAGGGGATCGATATCTAGACAAGGGTCGGTGATTACGCAAGATTGTACGGTATCTCTGCTCCTAAGTTTGAGGATCACGCTTCCTTCacccaccacctccacccccagCTCCCCACTGACCTGATAATAGTCACTGTACTCAGCACCCTGTGCGGCGTAGTCCAGGTATGAAGGGACGGGGTCGGTGGGAGCTGCGTCACCAACAGACAAGGTGCCCCGGTTGAACTCCAGGGGGGCATCGGCCGGGTTGGGGTCCAGTAGACTGCCCTCCGCTGCTGCGGGGGGGTCGGAGAGGGAGAAGAAACCAGCAGGgcctccccccacctcctcctcctcctcctcctcgacCTCTTCCTCGCCGTCACTTGCCTTCTCGCTCATGATATGCCGGGCCAGCTGCTTGGCGGCACTCTTCGAGGCCGCCTTGATGGCGGAGGGGGACGGGGCAGCTGTGACCCTGGCGGGGGCGGGTATCCGGCCCGGCCTCTTGAGAAAAGGACAGGGGGCCGGCGACGGCTCGCGGTCAGCCTCGCTCAGGGGCAGGTGGCGAGGCTGTGGGAGGAGGCAAGAGAGACCAGTCCCCGGGCCCAGACTCTGCAAGAGAAGGGGGTGGCAGATTAACACAGCGAGACTCCCATCCCCAATCCTACCTCCAACCCTaaaccccagcccccccccacttaaacccATCAAACCCCCACTCTCTAAATCCCCTACCCCCTAAACGTCACTCtctcaaccccccaccccactcatcgTATCGATGGCCCTAGCAGCCCATCCCAGGCACACACCTCGCAAATGTGTGAAATATCTCCCCTGCATGCACACCTCATTGAAACCTTCCCTCCACCAAACCCCACATCCTCCCCACTCTCCACAAAAGgtagagaagaaggggaaacagaaATTCTCTGcgcaaggaagcagtggaggctgcctttTTAGATGCCGTTAAGACACAGTTAAGAGAGATTTGGATGCGGGAGGGGATTAAGGGTCACTGGGTAGGTGGAgcggagtccatggccagatcagctaagagcaggctcaatgggcaggAGACCTGACTCTTGCTCCGACAAACTCTTCCATTCGACCACTGAACATTTCAgctcagaaacaggtccttctagtctgtgccgaagtattattctgcctcataCCCGAaatgcacccagaccatatccttcCACACCCCTCCtacccatgcacctgtccaaatttttcttaaacgttaaaattgagccccgcattcaccacttcagttggtagctcgttccattctcccaccactctctgtgtgaagaggtttcccctcatgttcatcTTAAACTcttttcctttcacccttaacccatgtcctctggtttgtatctcacccaccctcagtggagaaagcctactttatctattcccctcacaattttgtatatctctattaaatctcttctcgttcttctacactccagggaataaagtcctcacttttaagtccaggcaacatcctagtaaatcttctctgccctctttctatcttattgatctctttcctgttgttcagtgaccaaaactgtacacagtgctccaaatttggccttgccaaggtcttgtacaacttcaccataacatcccaactcttgtactttgattgatgaaggtcaagatgccaaaaactctctttacaaccctatccaccagccactttcagggaattaggtacaggttgtacctctttaattcaCTGACATTGGGACCCTGGCCAttgccagaaaatgctggaaaacagaacttgatCCCTAAGGGAATCctctatgtaaacatatcaaagataGAACAaaacttaaaacaggaaataaaataCTGTGGCACAATTACTGcagcagttagctcaacacctttacagtgacaCCGATCAGGACGTTAGCACAAACTTTGTATAGCCAGTatgggactcgaaccctggtcccaatcgctggcgctgtaaaggttgaatctgctgtaatcgagaccagggttcaagtcccacgttgtctgtaaggagttcgtactaATAGCGGCAGATTCAAACGTGCCGGACCATGGGAGTTGTCAACCACGGCGCgccagataagagaggtacaacctgtatctatgatcccaggtccctctgttctaccgcactcctcagtgccctaccatttaccatgcgtgtcctaccttggtttgtccttccaaaatgcaacacctcacacttgtctgcattaaattccatctgccattttgcagcccattttttccagctggtccagatccctctgcaagctttgaaagccttcctcgctgtccacaacgccttcaATCCAGTGGGTGACATTTTcaacctggggaaaagattctgactgaccACCCCACATCAATGCCCCTCATCATTTCATAAACctccatcaggtctcccctcagcctctcccACTCCAGGGAATGCAGCTCGCTTGCCGAACCTCTCCCCGTCGcactccaggcaacattctgggaAATCTCGTCTAGACgaacaggataggactttatttcctggagcatcagagaattggtggggagggggtgggatttgATAGGGGTGTACAAAATTAGATGGGGTATAgttagaataaatgcaagcaaggTTTTCCGACTAAcgctgggtgagacaagaactcgaGGACCTGGGTTAAAGGGGAACTGTTTAAAGGgaacacgagggggaacttcttcacacagagagtcatgggagtgtggaacaaactgccagcggAGGTGGTGgacgcaggctcaattttgacatttaagcgaagatgtgaccaattaaccgttCGTCTCTGGAATGTGACTGGAGCACGCGGAGGAAGTCCAAGctggaaggtgggggggagggggggaagaacacacaaactcctgagaggcagtgcctgatttgaacccgggtcactggtgtgCTGTAGCAGTGATGGCCTAACTATGCCACCCCCGTTCGGGGATCCATCTTTCAAAGGCACTGAACTTCAGTCAGCCCCTCGGCCTCGCTTCAGGACACTGTAAGCTGGGACcaatctcccccccctccccctgcttccaccaactccctcctcccaccccccacaccaGCAGCTCCCAAGGCACCTCGCTCACCTGACTTGCTTTCTTCTGCAAGGGCTCCTCGTCATCGGAGTCTGACTGGAAAGGATAAGAGAGGTGCATTAGAGACGGGGGGAGTGGAGGTTGGCGACACCTCCCACAGATGAAACATGCTCTCTTCAACTCTAGGGGACCCCACCCCACTCGGCAGAGAGCAGGTTCACTCCAATTCCACACCCCTTTCCCCCACcgtcacatctgtccatggcctcacgtACAGCCACCTGCAAATCAGTGGAAGaccctaatattccatctgggcaccctccaaccagacagcattaacatcaactctgGATTATGTCAATGCCCTCAATGCCTCCTCTTTCCCTATACTTCAGTCTCCTCCAGAGAGCTGCCCCTTCACCCTGTAAGTTCTCAGCTTCATCTTCTATCCTCCCCAACCAGACCCTCCCCTCACCGTGATCTCTCATACAGGCAAACCCTGAATAAGTTTCCAAAGGCACGGTTTCGATATAACGGAATTTGAAATTTCTGacccatagttttaaatttacaGCGATAAAGTTTTATTGTTGCGGGGCGAAGAAAGGGGGTAAGGGGGGACGGGGCGAAGGGcgaagggagggggtgaggggggacaaggagaagggagggggtgaggggggacgggggggaagggagggggtgaaaggggacggggggaagggagggggtgaaggggggaggggcgagaagggagggggtgaaggagggagggggtgaagggggaggggcaaaggtagaggggggacggggcaaagggagaggggagggggcgcgaggggagggggcgcgaggggagggggggcgcgaggGTGAGGGGGGCGCGAGGGGAGGgggcgcgagggggagggggcgcgAGGGGAGGGGGCGCGAGGGGAGGGGGCGCGAGGGGAGGGGGCGCGAGGGGAGGGGGCGCGAGGGGAGGGGGCGCGAGGGGAGGGGGCGCGAGGGAGGGGGGCGCGAGGGGAGGGGGCGCGAGGGGAGGGGGCGCGAGGGGAGGGGGCGCGAGGGAGGGGGCGCGAGGGGAGGGGGCGCGAGGGAGGGGGCGCGAGGGGAGGGGGCGCGAGGGGAGGGGGCGCGAGGGGAGGGGGCGCGAGGGGAGGGGgcgcgaggggaggggggcgcgAGGGGAGGGGGCGCGAGGGGAGGGGGCGCGAGGGGAGGGGGCGCGAGGGGAGGGGGCGCGAGGGGAGGGGGCGCGAGGGGAGGGGGCGCGAGGGGAGGGGGCGCGAGGGGAGGGGGCGCGAGGGGAGGGGGCGCGAGGGGAGGGGGCGCGAGGGGAGGGGGCGCGAGGGGAGGGGGCGCGAGGGAGGGGGCGCGAGGGGAGGGGGCGCGAGGGGAGGGGGCGCGAGGGGAGGGGgcgcgaggggaggggggcgcgAGGGGAGGGGCGCGAGGGGAGGGGGCGCGAGGGGAGGGGGCGCGAGGGGAGGGGGCGCGAGGGGAGGGGGCGCGAGGGGAGGGGGCGCGAGGGGAGGGGGCGCGAGGGGAGGGGGCGCGAGGGGAGGGGGCGCGAGGGGAGGGGGCGCGAGGGGAGGgggcgcgagggggagggggcgcgAGGGGACGGGGCGCGAGGGGGGACGGGGCGCGAGGGGGACGGGCGCAAGGGGGACGGGtcgaggggagggaagaggggggacGGGtcgagggaagggaagaggggggacgggcgagggaagggaagaggggggacggggcgaaggaagggaagaggggggacGGGATGAGGGGGACGTGGCGAGAGGGACGGGGTTAGAGGAAGGAAAAGAGGGAGGATGGggtgagaagggagagggagaacggggggaagggaaagggagaatgggggaagggagagagagaatgggagcgAGGGGGACGGgcgagggagcgggggggagggagcgagggggagggagcgagggggaggggcgagggagcgggggcaggggcgagggagcgggggcaggggcgagggagcgggggcagggcgagggagcgggggcaggggcgagggagcggggggcaggggcgagggagcgggggcaggggcgagggagcgggggcaggggcgagggagcgggggcaggggcgagggagcgggggcaggggcgagggagcgggggcaggggcgagggagcgggggcaggggcgagggagcgggggcaggggcgaggagcgggggcaggggcgagggagcgggggcaggggcgagggagcggggcaggggcgagggagcgggggcaggggcgagggagcgggggcaggggcgagggagcgggggcaggggcgagggagcggggggaggggcgagggagcggggggaggggcgagggagcgggggggaggggcgagggagcggggggagggggggcgagggagcggggggagggcgagggagcgggggaggggcgagggagcggggggaggggcgagggagcggggggagggcgagggagcggggggaggggcgagggagcggggggaggggcgagggagcgggggg from the Narcine bancroftii isolate sNarBan1 unplaced genomic scaffold, sNarBan1.hap1 Scaffold_832, whole genome shotgun sequence genome contains:
- the prcc gene encoding proline-rich protein PRCC — encoded protein: LRARSDSDDEEPLQKKASQSLGPGTGLSCLLPQPRHLPLSEADREPSPAPCPFLKRPGRIPAPARVTAAPSPSAIKAASKSAAKQLARHIMSEKASDGEEEVEEEEEEEVGGGPAGFFSLSDPPAAAEGSLLDPNPADAPLEFNRGTLSVGDAAPTDPVPSYLDYAAQGAEYSDYYQNYSNYYQGLDPTLAPAPEEELNTFMNDEAFKRLQGKRNRSKEEVSFVEIKGDDQLSGSQQWLMKSLTEEKDLKSFSKVWHALPHYQCWECVVQAAFVSRLIEWGERERDGGGERERERDG